In one window of Campylobacter hepaticus DNA:
- the guaA gene encoding glutamine-hydrolyzing GMP synthase: MKKADILVLDFGSQYTQLIARRLREQGVYAEILPFNVSLADIKIKEPKGIILSGGPASVYATDAYFCDKNIFDLGLPILGICYGMQLMAHHYKATVAPAGHKEYGKATIEIKKDSDLFKNLPKRQTVWMSHSDKVENLPQDFEVLAISENSPFCVFGNEKKKFFALQFHPEVQHSEFGKNILKNFAKYACNCESVWNMGSFAKTQIEKIRQEVKNNKVLCAVSGGVDSSVVAALLANAIKEQVIVVFVDNGLLRSGEKEQVEFMFKNTLGIDLISIDASEIFLKRLKNILDPEQKRKIIGNTFIEVFEEEAKKHKDVKYLAQGTLYTDIIESSVIGASKTIKSHHNVGGLPEKMNLKLIEPLKEIFKDEVRILGLELGLNKELVYRHPFPGPGLAIRIMGEVNHSSLDLLRKADLILLQELKSTGWYDKTWQAFCVLLNVKSVGVMGDNRTYDNAICIRVVDASDGMTASFSHLPYEILENISRRIINEVEGINRVVYDISSKPPATIEWE, translated from the coding sequence ATGAAAAAAGCAGATATTTTAGTTTTAGATTTTGGATCTCAATACACTCAACTTATTGCAAGACGCTTAAGAGAACAAGGTGTTTATGCTGAAATTCTTCCTTTTAATGTAAGTTTAGCTGATATTAAGATAAAAGAACCAAAAGGTATTATTTTAAGCGGGGGTCCTGCAAGTGTTTACGCAACAGATGCTTATTTTTGCGATAAAAATATATTTGATCTAGGTTTACCTATTCTTGGAATTTGTTATGGCATGCAACTCATGGCACACCATTACAAAGCTACAGTAGCCCCTGCAGGACATAAAGAATACGGTAAAGCCACTATAGAAATTAAAAAAGATAGTGATTTATTTAAAAATCTTCCTAAAAGACAAACTGTTTGGATGAGTCATTCTGATAAGGTAGAAAATTTACCGCAAGATTTTGAAGTTTTAGCTATAAGTGAAAACAGCCCTTTTTGTGTTTTTGGCAATGAAAAAAAGAAATTCTTTGCCTTACAATTTCATCCTGAAGTCCAACACAGTGAATTTGGTAAAAATATTTTAAAAAATTTTGCCAAATACGCTTGCAATTGTGAAAGTGTTTGGAATATGGGGTCTTTTGCAAAAACCCAAATAGAGAAAATCCGTCAAGAAGTAAAAAACAATAAAGTACTTTGTGCTGTAAGTGGTGGGGTTGATAGTAGTGTGGTTGCAGCACTTTTAGCTAATGCCATAAAAGAACAAGTTATTGTTGTTTTTGTAGACAATGGACTTTTAAGAAGTGGAGAAAAAGAACAAGTTGAATTTATGTTTAAAAACACTTTAGGTATAGATCTCATCAGCATAGATGCAAGTGAAATTTTTTTAAAGCGTCTTAAAAATATACTTGATCCTGAACAAAAAAGAAAGATTATAGGAAATACCTTTATAGAGGTTTTTGAAGAAGAAGCAAAAAAACACAAAGATGTGAAATACTTAGCTCAAGGTACTTTATACACAGATATTATAGAAAGCTCTGTTATAGGAGCTAGTAAAACCATTAAAAGCCATCATAATGTAGGTGGTTTACCAGAAAAAATGAATCTTAAACTCATTGAACCCTTAAAAGAAATTTTTAAAGATGAGGTACGTATTTTAGGATTAGAATTAGGGCTTAATAAAGAACTTGTTTACCGTCACCCTTTTCCTGGTCCTGGTCTTGCTATACGCATTATGGGTGAAGTTAATCACTCAAGCCTAGATTTATTACGCAAAGCTGATCTTATTTTACTTCAAGAACTTAAAAGCACAGGCTGGTATGATAAAACCTGGCAAGCGTTTTGCGTACTTTTAAATGTAAAAAGCGTCGGCGTTATGGGGGATAATCGTACCTATGATAATGCAATTTGTATACGTGTTGTAGATGCAAGCGATGGAATGACTGCAAGTTTTTCTCATCTTCCTTATGAAATTTTAGAAAATATTTCACGTAGAATTATTAACGAAGTTGAAGGAATTAACCGCGTTGTTTATGATATTTCAAGCAAACCCCCTGCAACAATAGAATGGGAATAA
- the uvrC gene encoding excinuclease ABC subunit UvrC, producing the protein MLENTLENELKTLPNSAGIYQYFNKEGKLLYIGKAKNLKNRIRSYFAFTPSLHANPRNSLRIQKMIQEAVHLEFITTNSEADALILENSFIKQLHPKYNILLRDDKTYPYIYVDFDEEFPRFEITRKLVKKSKIKYFGPFFKGARELLDALYFYYPLKQKANCKSPCIFYQIGRCLAPCNQAISKEKYHQILNEAVHALLNPSILIKNLEQQMAFLAQNENYEEAARIRDQIAIIKELELKVELDIAKLEDFEVFVLAFEKSMLSTLRFVVQNGKIISANSQITLVKNTIECDKNEIYKQFILENFSIDIPLISSTIYVYEEFEDRMLLEEILSQRFNKKIHIKIPKIGEKRKICDLAFQNALLNIKKEQKNNDFTMQEALKSYFELENLPQCIEIFDNSHLQGVANVGVMVSYKMGVWDKSRYRKFHLKYKNDYEQMREVLTRRALEFDKMSPPDLWLIDGGKVLLDLAREIILSSGANVDILAISKEKIDAKAHRAKGGAKDKIHSIKGEFALSVNDKKLQFLQKLRDEAHRFAISFHQNTKKKQDLSSSKLVNLGLNSGVIQKLLAYYGNFEAIHKANFNELMSLVGRKIAQKIKEN; encoded by the coding sequence TTGCTTGAAAATACTTTAGAAAATGAATTAAAAACTCTTCCTAATAGTGCTGGGATATATCAGTATTTTAATAAAGAAGGAAAACTTTTATATATAGGCAAGGCTAAAAATCTTAAAAACCGCATACGTTCTTATTTTGCTTTTACTCCTTCTTTGCATGCTAATCCAAGAAATTCTTTAAGAATTCAAAAAATGATACAAGAGGCTGTGCATTTAGAATTTATTACTACTAATTCAGAAGCTGATGCTTTGATTTTAGAAAATTCTTTTATTAAACAATTGCATCCAAAATATAATATTTTACTAAGAGATGATAAAACTTATCCTTATATTTATGTGGATTTTGATGAAGAATTTCCGCGTTTTGAAATTACTAGAAAATTGGTTAAAAAAAGTAAAATCAAATATTTTGGACCCTTTTTTAAAGGAGCTAGAGAACTTTTGGATGCGCTTTATTTTTATTATCCTTTAAAGCAAAAAGCAAATTGTAAGAGTCCTTGTATTTTTTATCAAATTGGGCGCTGTCTTGCACCTTGTAATCAAGCAATAAGCAAAGAAAAATATCACCAAATTTTAAATGAAGCCGTGCATGCTCTTTTAAATCCTAGTATTTTAATAAAAAATTTAGAACAACAAATGGCTTTTTTAGCGCAAAATGAAAATTATGAAGAAGCAGCTAGAATAAGAGATCAAATTGCTATTATTAAAGAATTAGAACTTAAAGTAGAACTTGATATTGCAAAATTAGAAGATTTTGAGGTTTTTGTTTTAGCTTTTGAAAAATCCATGCTTTCTACTTTACGTTTTGTGGTGCAAAATGGAAAGATTATTAGTGCTAATTCTCAAATTACCCTTGTTAAAAATACTATAGAGTGTGATAAAAATGAAATTTATAAACAGTTTATTTTAGAAAATTTTAGCATAGATATTCCTTTAATATCTAGTACTATTTATGTGTATGAAGAATTTGAAGATAGAATGCTTTTAGAAGAGATTTTAAGTCAAAGATTTAATAAAAAAATTCATATTAAAATTCCAAAAATAGGAGAAAAAAGAAAAATTTGTGATTTAGCTTTTCAAAATGCACTTTTGAATATAAAAAAAGAACAAAAAAATAATGATTTTACTATGCAAGAAGCATTAAAATCCTATTTTGAACTTGAAAATTTACCTCAATGTATAGAAATTTTTGATAATTCTCATTTGCAAGGTGTGGCAAATGTTGGGGTAATGGTGAGTTATAAAATGGGAGTTTGGGATAAATCAAGGTATCGTAAATTTCATTTAAAATATAAAAATGATTATGAACAAATGCGTGAAGTTTTAACGCGTAGGGCTTTAGAATTTGATAAAATGTCGCCCCCTGATTTATGGCTTATAGATGGGGGTAAGGTTTTACTTGATTTAGCAAGAGAAATTATACTAAGTAGCGGGGCTAATGTTGATATTTTAGCTATTTCAAAAGAAAAAATTGATGCAAAGGCTCATAGAGCTAAAGGGGGAGCTAAGGATAAAATTCATTCTATAAAAGGTGAATTTGCTTTAAGTGTTAACGATAAGAAATTACAATTCTTACAAAAACTAAGAGATGAAGCGCACCGTTTTGCTATTAGTTTTCATCAAAATACCAAGAAAAAACAAGATTTATCAAGTTCTAAACTTGTTAATTTAGGACTTAATTCAGGAGTTATACAAAAACTTTTAGCTTATTATGGGAATTTTGAAGCTATACATAAGGCTAATTTTAATGAATTAATGAGTCTTGTAGGTAGAAAAATAGCACAAAAAATAAAGGAAAATTGA
- a CDS encoding radical SAM protein encodes MKILFGPINSRRFGKSLGIDLSPSKKQCNFDCVYCELSPKKPQENQDEIISIEQIILEVQNILKKNIEFDFLTLTANGEPSLYPHLDELISSLRQLIKNKKLLILSNGTAVLDEKKFQSLLRLDVVKFSLDSAICKTFYRIDKALKNIDLQAMIEKMAEFRVQFQGDLIMETLVVKDLNDNEEEFKALNQAFKKILPLRIDLSTIDRPPSYAVKAISEEKLMQLSKFIDCAPVFLSKRNYQNEALSFNKEELLKMLHLRPQSQMDIKARLDQSSQILLKQLIKEKKIKILDLAGVKFYKA; translated from the coding sequence ATGAAAATTCTTTTTGGTCCTATAAATTCTAGACGTTTTGGAAAATCTTTAGGTATAGATTTAAGCCCCAGTAAAAAACAATGTAATTTTGATTGTGTTTATTGTGAACTTAGCCCTAAAAAACCACAAGAAAATCAAGATGAAATTATAAGTATAGAGCAAATTATACTAGAAGTACAAAATATACTTAAAAAAAACATAGAATTTGATTTTCTTACCCTTACTGCCAATGGAGAACCTAGTCTTTATCCACATTTAGATGAATTAATCTCATCTTTGCGTCAACTTATTAAAAATAAAAAATTACTCATATTAAGCAATGGTACAGCTGTATTAGATGAAAAAAAATTCCAAAGCTTACTTCGATTAGATGTGGTAAAATTTAGCCTAGATAGTGCTATTTGCAAAACTTTTTATCGTATTGATAAAGCTTTAAAAAATATTGATTTACAAGCCATGATAGAAAAAATGGCAGAATTTAGAGTGCAATTTCAAGGCGATTTAATCATGGAAACTCTTGTTGTTAAAGATCTTAATGACAATGAAGAAGAATTTAAAGCACTCAATCAAGCTTTTAAAAAAATCCTACCCTTAAGAATTGATTTAAGTACCATAGATAGACCCCCATCTTATGCCGTAAAAGCTATAAGTGAAGAAAAACTAATGCAATTATCCAAATTTATAGATTGCGCTCCCGTTTTTTTAAGCAAAAGAAACTATCAAAATGAAGCATTAAGTTTTAATAAAGAAGAACTACTAAAAATGCTTCATTTACGTCCCCAAAGTCAAATGGATATAAAAGCAAGATTAGATCAAAGTTCTCAAATTTTATTAAAACAACTCATCAAGGAAAAAAAAATCAAAATTCTTGATCTAGCAGGAGTTAAATTTTATAAAGCTTAA
- the hemE gene encoding uroporphyrinogen decarboxylase, producing the protein MIFIDACFKKPTPYTPVWMMRQAGRYLPEYMQVRKEAGDFLSLCKDYKKAAQVSLQPVDILEVDAAIIFSDILVVPLEMGMPLHFQKGEGPVFSDTISNLEDLNKLDDQNAHKKLHYVYDALKLTREKLPQDKALIGFCGSPWTIATYMIEGKGSKNYAKCKKMLYQNPELLHKTLNKLTQVLKLYIEEQIKAGANAIQIFDSWASALECDKFFEFSFNYMIELSHFIKNKYPYIPVILFPKGISGYLDKIDGDFDVFGVDWSTPLDLARNKLSHKYTLQGNMEPCRLYDKNAIKESVENILKIMHNKAHIFNLGHGILPDISVENAKYFIKLVQQSSS; encoded by the coding sequence ATGATTTTTATTGACGCTTGTTTTAAAAAACCCACACCTTATACCCCTGTTTGGATGATGAGACAAGCAGGAAGGTATTTACCAGAATATATGCAAGTAAGAAAAGAAGCAGGAGACTTTCTTTCTTTATGTAAAGATTATAAAAAAGCAGCACAAGTTTCTTTACAACCTGTTGATATCTTAGAAGTTGATGCAGCAATTATTTTTTCAGATATCTTAGTAGTTCCGCTTGAAATGGGAATGCCTTTGCATTTTCAAAAAGGCGAAGGACCTGTATTTAGTGATACTATCTCAAATTTAGAAGATTTAAATAAGCTTGATGATCAAAACGCTCATAAAAAGTTACATTATGTTTATGATGCTTTAAAACTTACACGAGAAAAATTACCTCAAGATAAAGCCTTAATAGGATTTTGCGGAAGTCCTTGGACCATAGCCACTTATATGATAGAGGGTAAAGGAAGTAAAAATTATGCAAAATGCAAAAAAATGCTTTACCAAAATCCAGAACTCTTGCACAAAACTTTAAACAAACTTACTCAAGTTTTAAAACTTTATATAGAAGAGCAAATCAAAGCAGGTGCTAATGCAATTCAAATTTTTGATAGTTGGGCAAGTGCTTTAGAATGCGATAAATTTTTTGAATTTTCTTTTAATTACATGATAGAACTTTCTCATTTTATTAAAAATAAATATCCTTATATACCTGTAATTTTATTTCCTAAAGGCATTAGTGGATATTTAGATAAAATTGATGGAGATTTTGATGTCTTTGGGGTAGATTGGAGCACTCCTCTTGATTTAGCACGTAATAAACTATCTCATAAATACACTCTTCAAGGTAATATGGAACCTTGTAGACTCTATGATAAAAATGCTATTAAAGAAAGTGTAGAAAATATCTTAAAAATCATGCACAATAAAGCACATATTTTTAATCTAGGTCATGGTATTTTACCTGATATAAGTGTTGAAAATGCAAAATATTTTATCAAATTAGTGCAGCAAAGTTCGTCTTAA
- the pdxA gene encoding 4-hydroxythreonine-4-phosphate dehydrogenase → MKKIAISIGDINGIGLEILIRSHEKLSTLCTPYYFIHENLLQQALKILNLKLLNANIIAFKDSKTYEFKYEKSHNLLHVYSFCLPLGAKVDENFNIQAGKIDAKSGLYSFLSFKAASYFVYKKYAHALLTLPIHKKAWEEAKLNYKGHTDALRDFFKQNALMMLGCKELFIGLFSEHIPLAKVSQKITFKKLSIFLKDFYQQTGFKKIGVLAFNPHAGDYGVIGGKEEQIMQKSIHFVNAFLYSKKDEIFFRKALKDENLQNELLFNFKGKGVYLPYPLVADTAFTKMSLKSCKRLVAMYHDLALAPLKALYFDKSINVSLNLPILRVSVDHGTAFDKAYNNAKISTKSYFEAAKFALQSPIKTSI, encoded by the coding sequence ATGAAAAAAATAGCTATTAGCATAGGAGATATAAATGGCATAGGACTTGAAATTTTAATCCGTTCTCATGAAAAACTAAGTACTTTGTGCACACCTTATTATTTCATCCACGAAAACTTACTCCAGCAAGCTTTAAAAATTTTAAATTTAAAGCTTTTAAATGCAAATATTATAGCCTTTAAAGACAGTAAAACTTATGAATTTAAATATGAAAAAAGCCATAATCTACTTCATGTGTATTCTTTTTGCTTACCTTTAGGTGCAAAAGTAGATGAAAATTTTAATATACAAGCAGGAAAAATAGATGCAAAAAGTGGACTTTATAGTTTTTTAAGCTTTAAGGCGGCAAGTTATTTTGTCTATAAAAAATATGCTCATGCTCTACTTACTTTACCTATACATAAAAAAGCCTGGGAAGAAGCTAAGCTTAATTACAAAGGACACACAGATGCCCTAAGAGACTTTTTTAAACAAAATGCTCTTATGATGTTAGGCTGTAAAGAACTTTTTATAGGACTTTTTAGTGAACATATACCCCTAGCTAAAGTAAGTCAAAAAATCACTTTTAAAAAATTAAGTATCTTTTTAAAAGATTTTTACCAACAAACAGGTTTTAAAAAAATTGGCGTTTTAGCTTTTAATCCTCATGCAGGAGATTATGGAGTTATAGGTGGAAAAGAAGAACAAATCATGCAAAAATCCATTCATTTTGTCAATGCCTTTTTATATTCTAAAAAAGATGAAATTTTTTTTAGAAAAGCCTTAAAAGATGAAAATTTACAAAACGAATTGCTTTTTAATTTCAAAGGCAAAGGTGTATATTTACCTTATCCTTTAGTGGCTGATACAGCTTTTACAAAAATGAGTTTAAAATCATGCAAACGTTTAGTAGCTATGTATCACGATCTAGCTTTAGCTCCTTTAAAAGCTTTATATTTTGACAAAAGCATTAACGTAAGTTTAAATTTACCCATTTTACGCGTAAGTGTTGACCATGGCACAGCTTTTGATAAAGCTTACAATAATGCCAAAATTAGCACAAAAAGCTATTTTGAAGCAGCTAAATTTGCCTTGCAATCTCCTATTAAAACTTCAATTTAA
- a CDS encoding pyridoxine 5'-phosphate synthase, whose amino-acid sequence MLLGVNIDHIAILRQARMVNDPDLLEATFIVAQWADQLTLHLREDRRHTQDFDLENIIRFCKIPVNLECACNDEILNLALKLKPHRVTLVPEKREELTTEGGLNLNHTKLKESIQKLQNAGIEVSLFINPHLEDIQKSHELKVEFVELHTGLYANLYNALFSNISHTAFALKELNLNKEVLRNQFIKELQNIEFCAKKGTDLGLKIAAGHGLNYKNITHIIKIKELCELNIGQSIIARSIFTGLQNAILEMKALLKK is encoded by the coding sequence ATGCTTTTGGGTGTTAATATTGATCACATAGCAATTTTAAGACAAGCTAGAATGGTAAATGATCCTGATCTTTTAGAAGCTACTTTCATCGTAGCACAATGGGCTGATCAACTTACTTTACATTTAAGAGAAGATCGTCGCCACACTCAAGATTTTGATTTAGAAAATATTATACGCTTTTGTAAAATCCCTGTCAATTTAGAATGCGCTTGCAATGATGAAATTTTAAACCTAGCACTTAAATTAAAACCTCATCGTGTTACTTTAGTGCCTGAAAAAAGAGAAGAACTAACTACAGAAGGTGGGTTAAATTTAAATCATACAAAACTTAAAGAAAGTATTCAAAAGCTTCAAAATGCAGGGATTGAAGTTTCACTTTTTATCAACCCGCATTTAGAAGATATACAAAAATCTCATGAATTAAAAGTCGAATTTGTAGAACTTCATACAGGTCTTTATGCAAATTTATATAATGCACTTTTTAGCAATATTTCACACACTGCTTTTGCTTTAAAAGAATTAAACTTAAACAAAGAAGTCTTGCGAAATCAATTTATAAAAGAATTACAAAACATAGAATTTTGTGCCAAAAAAGGTACAGATCTTGGTTTAAAAATTGCTGCAGGACATGGATTAAATTATAAAAATATCACACATATAATAAAAATCAAAGAACTCTGTGAGCTTAATATAGGACAAAGCATTATAGCAAGATCTATTTTTACAGGATTGCAAAATGCTATTTTAGAAATGAAAGCCTTGCTTAAAAAATGA
- a CDS encoding SAM-dependent methyltransferase yields MKFSKFFNLWLNENYYKNTVDIGKKGDFFTTVSVGNLFGTLLAKHFLSLIDKKILQTPLELVEIGANEGYLSHDFLCALLELRPEIFSHISFFIIEPHEKLRILQRKTLNGVEFTHKAHLQECNFKNAFFFCNELFDSFPCELIDHDKMAFIQDFQFIFKPMDKNLKIKCQNLNLEKGEYSIYLENFFKDLDRACEKFIFAAFDYGSYNHKDFSLRIYQKHQIFNPFECKLKDFFAKSDLTYNVNFNHIQSLIKEFDFKLLEFKKQNLALIDFGFEQLLKECKNKNPKKYEEFLLQAKILFFNFDEKFHFFEFLKN; encoded by the coding sequence ATGAAATTTAGTAAATTTTTTAATCTTTGGCTTAATGAAAACTATTATAAAAATACCGTCGATATAGGCAAAAAAGGGGATTTTTTTACAACAGTAAGTGTAGGCAATCTTTTTGGTACACTTTTGGCAAAACATTTTTTATCTTTAATTGATAAAAAAATTTTACAAACCCCTTTAGAACTTGTTGAAATAGGTGCAAATGAAGGGTATTTAAGTCATGATTTTTTATGTGCCTTGCTTGAATTAAGACCAGAAATTTTTTCTCATATTTCTTTTTTTATTATAGAGCCCCATGAAAAATTAAGAATCTTGCAAAGAAAAACTCTAAATGGAGTAGAATTTACCCATAAAGCACATTTACAAGAATGTAATTTTAAAAATGCTTTTTTCTTTTGCAATGAACTTTTCGATAGCTTTCCTTGTGAATTAATTGATCATGATAAAATGGCCTTCATACAAGATTTTCAATTCATTTTTAAACCTATGGATAAGAATTTAAAAATAAAATGCCAAAACTTAAATTTAGAAAAAGGCGAATACAGCATTTATTTAGAAAATTTCTTTAAAGATTTAGATCGAGCTTGTGAAAAATTTATCTTCGCAGCCTTTGATTATGGTAGCTATAATCATAAAGATTTTAGTCTAAGAATTTATCAAAAACATCAAATTTTTAATCCCTTTGAATGCAAATTAAAAGATTTTTTTGCTAAAAGTGATTTAACTTATAATGTTAATTTCAACCATATTCAAAGTCTTATTAAAGAATTTGATTTTAAACTCTTAGAATTTAAAAAGCAAAATCTTGCCTTAATAGATTTTGGTTTCGAACAATTGCTTAAAGAATGTAAAAATAAAAATCCAAAAAAATATGAAGAATTTCTCTTACAAGCTAAAATTTTATTTTTCAATTTTGATGAAAAATTCCATTTTTTTGAATTTTTAAAAAACTAA
- a CDS encoding M23 family metallopeptidase encodes MKALWLFLSLTLWLFGTQNLELVKGQALFFIFDKKDFIALKNNDKNIPSFQHPKDQNKIVVIFTLPYKNPPKNTKLLALYKNKKEDIFIKTLEGHYKSETLNVRQDKIFPPKNTQERILKESKQANEIYNFYTPKALFKETFNIPLNSAITSDFGKARIFNQKLTSYHNGTDFKAAMKTPIYASNDGIVKIAKERYFAGNSVVIDHGFGIYSQYYHLSKIKVKTGQKVKKGELLGLSGATGRVSGPHLHFGIIVRGTQVDPLDFITKFNTLFQ; translated from the coding sequence ATGAAAGCTCTTTGGTTATTTTTAAGCCTTACTCTTTGGCTTTTTGGGACTCAAAATCTAGAACTTGTTAAAGGTCAGGCTTTATTTTTCATTTTTGATAAAAAAGATTTTATTGCTTTAAAAAATAATGATAAAAATATCCCTAGTTTTCAACATCCTAAAGATCAAAACAAAATTGTTGTTATTTTTACCCTACCTTATAAAAATCCACCAAAAAATACAAAACTTCTTGCATTATATAAAAATAAAAAAGAAGATATCTTTATAAAAACTTTAGAGGGGCACTACAAAAGCGAAACATTAAATGTTAGACAAGATAAAATTTTTCCACCTAAAAATACCCAAGAACGCATACTTAAAGAATCCAAACAAGCCAATGAAATTTACAATTTTTACACACCAAAAGCCTTATTTAAAGAAACCTTTAACATTCCTTTAAATTCTGCCATTACTAGTGATTTTGGAAAAGCAAGAATTTTCAACCAAAAATTAACAAGCTATCATAACGGAACAGATTTTAAAGCCGCTATGAAAACGCCCATTTATGCAAGCAATGATGGTATAGTTAAAATCGCTAAAGAACGTTATTTTGCAGGTAATTCTGTTGTTATTGATCATGGTTTTGGAATTTATTCTCAATACTATCATCTTTCTAAAATCAAAGTTAAAACGGGACAAAAAGTTAAAAAAGGTGAACTTTTAGGATTAAGCGGGGCTACAGGAAGAGTAAGTGGACCACATCTGCATTTTGGAATTATTGTAAGAGGTACACAAGTAGATCCTTTAGACTTTATTACTAAATTTAATACACTTTTTCAATGA